Proteins encoded together in one Candidatus Edwardsbacteria bacterium window:
- a CDS encoding GDP-L-fucose synthase, producing MDKNAKIYVAGHAGLVGSAMLKQLKEKGYHNIILREMAELNLRDQPAVGEFFQAEKPEYVFLAAAMVGGIHANNTYPADFIYDNLLIECNVIHASYLNRVKKLLFLGSSCIYPRDCPQPMKEEYLLTGPLEPTNEPYAVAKIAGIKMCQAYNKQYGTKFISVMPTNLYGPNDNYHPLNSHVLPALIRRFHEAKEAGQPCVEAWGTGSPRREFYYSEDMAAACIFLMETYDGGEIVNIGCGQDLTIRELTALVAQTVGYQGQIRWDGSKPDGTPRKLLDVSRLHALGWTRHTPLEEGLKLAYRDFLENPRIRK from the coding sequence ATGGATAAAAATGCCAAGATCTATGTGGCCGGACATGCCGGGCTGGTGGGATCGGCCATGCTGAAACAGCTGAAAGAAAAGGGCTACCATAACATCATTCTGCGGGAGATGGCCGAATTGAACCTGCGGGACCAGCCGGCGGTGGGTGAATTCTTCCAAGCCGAAAAACCGGAGTATGTGTTTCTGGCGGCGGCCATGGTGGGCGGCATCCACGCCAACAACACCTATCCGGCCGATTTCATCTACGACAACCTGCTGATAGAGTGCAATGTCATCCATGCCTCCTACCTCAACCGGGTCAAAAAGCTGCTGTTCCTGGGCTCATCCTGCATCTACCCCCGGGATTGCCCCCAGCCCATGAAGGAGGAATACCTGTTGACCGGCCCGCTGGAGCCCACCAACGAGCCCTACGCGGTGGCCAAGATCGCCGGGATCAAGATGTGCCAGGCCTACAACAAGCAGTACGGCACCAAATTCATCTCGGTGATGCCCACCAATCTGTACGGACCCAACGACAATTACCATCCCCTCAATTCGCATGTCCTGCCGGCCCTGATCCGCCGCTTCCATGAGGCCAAGGAGGCCGGCCAGCCTTGCGTGGAGGCCTGGGGCACCGGCTCGCCCCGCCGGGAGTTCTACTATTCCGAGGATATGGCGGCGGCCTGCATCTTTCTGATGGAAACCTACGACGGCGGGGAAATCGTCAACATCGGCTGCGGGCAGGACCTGACCATCCGGGAGCTGACCGCCCTGGTGGCCCAAACCGTCGGTTATCAGGGCCAGATCCGGTGGGATGGATCCAAGCCCGACGGCACCCCCCGGAAGCTGCTGGACGTCAGCCGGCTGCACGCCCTGGGCTGGACCAGGCACACCCCGCTGGAGGAGGGCCTCAAGCTGGCCTACCGGGATTTTCTGGAGAATCCCAGGATCAGAAAATAA
- a CDS encoding ABC transporter ATP-binding protein — MHPVIDAIGVNRTFPAPKGDLKVLAELSFSIEKGGTASIVGASGSGKSTLLHILGCLDRPTAGKILLGGQDTSLLSDHDLAGARNKRIGFVFQFHHLLPEFSAVENVALPLLVGGMGRPEALSRAQELMDQVGLKERCLHRPSELSGGEQQRVAVARALANSPEVILADEPTGNLDSRSGGAVADLLWRMNRERNIALVLVTHNNELAGRADRIMELKDGRLWPK; from the coding sequence ATGCACCCAGTAATTGATGCCATAGGCGTGAACCGGACATTCCCGGCTCCCAAAGGCGACCTCAAGGTCCTGGCCGAGCTGTCCTTCTCCATCGAAAAAGGCGGAACCGCCTCCATCGTGGGGGCCTCGGGCTCGGGCAAATCAACCCTGCTGCACATCCTGGGATGCCTGGACCGGCCCACCGCGGGAAAGATCCTGCTGGGCGGGCAGGACACCTCGCTGCTGTCCGACCACGACCTGGCCGGGGCCAGGAACAAACGCATCGGCTTCGTCTTCCAGTTCCACCATCTGCTGCCGGAGTTCAGCGCGGTCGAGAACGTGGCCCTGCCCCTGCTGGTCGGCGGAATGGGAAGACCTGAGGCCCTGTCCCGGGCCCAGGAGCTGATGGACCAGGTGGGCCTCAAAGAGAGGTGCCTGCACCGGCCCTCGGAGCTTTCGGGCGGGGAACAGCAGAGGGTGGCGGTGGCCCGGGCCCTGGCCAATTCGCCGGAGGTCATCTTGGCCGATGAGCCCACCGGCAACCTGGACAGCCGGTCCGGCGGGGCGGTGGCCGACCTGCTGTGGCGGATGAACCGGGAGAGGAATATCGCCCTGGTGCTGGTGACCCACAATAACGAACTGGCCGGGCGGGCCGACAGGATAATGGAACTGAAGGATGGAAGATTATGGCCCAAGTGA
- a CDS encoding PLP-dependent aminotransferase family protein, whose protein sequence is MIKDLSAFYSKNALNMKRSEIRELLKYTRKPEIISFAGGLPAPQTFPLKDIEDISCQVLREKGNVALQYGTTEGELPLRQEIAKWMAAHKAGINPDNIMITSGSQQGLDIIAKVFIDPGDPIIVELPSYIGGLQAFQAYRAKMIGIPQDNDGMKVDKLEKVLAKMARKNKKPKFIYVVPDFQNPSGVTMPLERRKKLLELAYQYQVPIIEDSPYRDLRFTGDDVPPIYSLDTQDQVIVLGTFSKILCPGLRLAWMMAPAAWTDRMIVSKQSMDLASPTFTQLIVAEYMKRGLLQPQIESIKKLYGKKRELMLKALKKNMPKGVKWTKPEGGLFLWVKLPKNLSATELFMKAIEENVAYVIGSAFHCDGKGHNTMRLNFSYASEEQIEEGVKRLANMIRKNM, encoded by the coding sequence ATGATCAAAGACCTTTCTGCTTTCTATTCCAAGAATGCCCTGAACATGAAGCGCTCCGAGATCCGGGAGCTTCTCAAATACACCCGCAAGCCGGAGATCATCTCCTTCGCCGGCGGGCTGCCCGCCCCCCAGACCTTTCCCCTGAAGGACATCGAGGATATCTCCTGCCAGGTGCTGAGGGAGAAGGGGAATGTGGCCCTGCAGTACGGCACCACCGAGGGCGAACTGCCGCTGCGCCAGGAGATAGCCAAGTGGATGGCGGCGCACAAGGCGGGCATCAATCCCGATAACATCATGATCACCTCCGGCTCCCAGCAGGGGCTGGACATCATCGCCAAGGTATTCATCGATCCGGGCGATCCCATCATCGTGGAGCTGCCCAGCTATATCGGCGGATTGCAGGCCTTCCAGGCCTACCGGGCCAAGATGATCGGCATCCCCCAGGACAACGACGGGATGAAGGTGGACAAGCTGGAGAAGGTCCTGGCCAAGATGGCCCGGAAGAACAAGAAGCCCAAGTTCATCTACGTGGTGCCCGATTTTCAGAACCCCTCGGGGGTGACCATGCCGCTGGAACGCCGCAAAAAACTGCTGGAGCTGGCCTACCAGTACCAGGTGCCGATCATCGAGGACAGCCCCTACCGCGACCTGCGCTTCACCGGGGACGACGTGCCGCCCATCTACAGCCTGGACACCCAGGACCAGGTGATAGTGCTGGGCACCTTCTCCAAGATACTATGCCCCGGCCTGAGGCTGGCCTGGATGATGGCCCCGGCCGCCTGGACCGACCGGATGATAGTATCCAAGCAGAGCATGGACCTGGCCAGCCCCACCTTCACCCAGCTGATCGTGGCCGAGTACATGAAGCGCGGCCTGCTGCAGCCGCAGATCGAGAGCATCAAAAAACTGTACGGCAAAAAGCGGGAGCTGATGCTGAAGGCCCTCAAGAAGAACATGCCCAAGGGGGTCAAGTGGACCAAGCCGGAGGGCGGGCTGTTCCTGTGGGTCAAACTGCCCAAGAACCTGAGCGCCACCGAGCTGTTCATGAAGGCCATCGAGGAGAACGTGGCCTATGTGATAGGCTCGGCCTTCCACTGCGACGGCAAGGGCCACAACACCATGCGGCTGAACTTCTCCTACGCCTCGGAGGAGCAGATCGAGGAGGGCGTGAAAAGGCTGGCCAATATGATCAGAAAGAATATGTGA
- a CDS encoding sugar transferase yields the protein MTIKKNWKFLYSGMTVLADLLCAWSAVHLSWWLWFDLISFSPVHRPSEHPLKMMVVVVFGTALILGGGYRRIFKKGIDDQWVEIYKTALYSLLITAAWVFATKGYNYSRGFIIAYFFIVPAVLSLVRLALYRIRIHLMKSGWGVKNALIIGNSQTARDIIDQLAIHHAFGYKIVGILTENSQDLNFAYRGIKAIGLSQECDRVARQYDVSQVFIPDLSGELTDYNFLIASCRRLDVEVRVVSHQADLLARVAGIYDMAGISLLERRSRPLATLYAVLKRASDILVSGVGLVACSPLFAVIAAVIRLDSPGPVFFKQERVKKGGKPFQLYKFRTMFQGSDGIKDQMSGQNELEGPIFKTRQDPRITRTGRWLRRLSLDELPQLINVFKGEMSLVGPRPPLPSEVEHYQEWHKYRLNGPQGMTGLWQVSGRSELSFEEMVLLDIYYLEYSSPLMDLEILIKTIPAVISARGAY from the coding sequence ATGACGATCAAAAAAAACTGGAAGTTCCTCTACTCCGGGATGACGGTGCTGGCCGACCTGCTGTGCGCCTGGTCTGCGGTTCACCTCAGCTGGTGGCTATGGTTCGACCTGATATCGTTTTCGCCGGTCCATCGGCCCAGCGAGCATCCGCTGAAGATGATGGTGGTGGTGGTATTTGGGACGGCCCTGATCTTGGGCGGCGGCTATCGCCGCATATTCAAGAAGGGCATTGACGATCAATGGGTGGAGATATATAAAACAGCCCTGTACAGCCTTTTGATAACCGCTGCCTGGGTGTTCGCCACCAAGGGTTACAATTATTCCCGGGGTTTCATAATCGCCTATTTTTTCATCGTCCCGGCGGTCCTGTCCCTGGTCCGCCTGGCCTTATACCGGATAAGAATTCATCTGATGAAATCCGGCTGGGGGGTCAAGAACGCCCTGATAATAGGGAACAGCCAGACCGCCCGCGATATCATCGACCAGCTGGCCATCCACCACGCCTTTGGCTACAAAATAGTCGGGATACTGACCGAGAACAGCCAAGACCTGAATTTTGCATATCGGGGGATCAAGGCCATAGGGCTATCCCAGGAATGCGACAGGGTGGCCAGGCAATATGACGTCAGCCAGGTGTTCATTCCGGACCTTTCCGGGGAATTGACGGATTATAATTTTCTGATAGCTTCCTGCCGCAGGCTCGATGTCGAAGTTCGGGTGGTATCCCACCAGGCCGATCTTTTGGCCCGGGTGGCCGGGATCTACGACATGGCGGGGATCTCGCTGCTGGAAAGGCGCAGCCGGCCGCTGGCAACCCTGTATGCCGTCCTCAAGAGGGCCAGCGACATCCTGGTCTCCGGGGTAGGCCTGGTGGCATGTTCGCCCCTTTTTGCCGTGATTGCAGCGGTGATCAGGCTGGATTCTCCGGGGCCGGTGTTCTTCAAACAGGAGCGGGTGAAAAAAGGAGGGAAGCCTTTTCAGCTCTACAAGTTCCGCACCATGTTTCAGGGATCCGACGGCATCAAGGATCAAATGTCCGGACAGAATGAGCTGGAAGGACCCATCTTCAAGACCCGCCAGGATCCCCGGATCACCCGGACCGGGCGGTGGCTGAGACGCCTGAGCCTGGACGAGCTTCCCCAGCTGATCAACGTCTTCAAGGGGGAGATGAGCCTGGTGGGCCCGCGCCCCCCGCTGCCTTCGGAGGTGGAGCATTACCAGGAGTGGCACAAATACCGGCTTAACGGCCCCCAGGGCATGACCGGGCTTTGGCAGGTCTCCGGGCGGAGCGAGCTTTCCTTCGAGGAGATGGTTCTGCTGGACATCTATTATCTTGAGTATAGTTCGCCGCTGATGGACCTGGAGATACTGATCAAAACCATCCCGGCGGTGATCAGCGCCAGGGGGGCCTACTGA
- a CDS encoding glycosyltransferase, with product MGHNPRVAIVHDYLNQYGGAERVLELLHQIYPVAPVYTIVHDPSKVPAAYRGWEIRSSFINRLPGVRDHYEKYFFLYPRAVESFDLSRFDLVISSSSAWAKGAVTSKDAFHVCYLYSAMRFVWDWRENVLREHGPLIRPVLNRILEAVKKWDIRTARNPDLIIVDSQEVQGRVKRYYGRETLVLNPAVDTEYFRPGGNGPGDYYLVVARLKPYKRVDIAVEAFNKTGRQLIIAGDGPEYKALLKAANDNITFAGKVSDSLLLELYQNCRALVFTPLEDFGIVPLEAQACGRPVIAFGKGGARETVIDRRTGLFFHRQDPESLLEAVEEFEGSEFSSAAIREHAVRFDKKIFIEKFRAIVEQGYQKHRGGQR from the coding sequence ATGGGGCATAATCCAAGGGTCGCCATAGTCCACGATTATCTGAACCAGTACGGCGGGGCGGAGAGGGTCCTGGAACTTTTGCACCAGATCTACCCTGTGGCGCCGGTCTATACCATAGTGCATGATCCTTCGAAGGTGCCGGCGGCCTACCGCGGATGGGAGATCAGGAGCTCTTTTATAAACCGCCTGCCCGGGGTCAGGGATCATTATGAAAAATATTTCTTCCTGTATCCCCGGGCGGTGGAAAGTTTCGATCTAAGCCGGTTCGACCTGGTGATATCCAGCTCCAGCGCCTGGGCCAAGGGGGCGGTGACCAGCAAGGATGCCTTTCATGTCTGCTACCTGTACAGCGCCATGCGGTTCGTCTGGGACTGGAGGGAGAATGTGCTGCGGGAGCATGGCCCGCTGATCCGGCCAGTGTTGAACCGTATTTTGGAAGCGGTAAAAAAATGGGATATCAGGACCGCCCGTAACCCCGACCTGATAATAGTGGATTCCCAGGAGGTCCAGGGCCGGGTCAAGAGATATTACGGACGGGAAACCCTGGTGCTCAATCCGGCGGTGGACACGGAATATTTCAGGCCCGGCGGAAACGGGCCGGGGGACTATTACCTGGTGGTGGCCCGCCTGAAGCCTTACAAGCGGGTGGATATAGCGGTGGAGGCCTTCAATAAAACCGGCCGCCAGCTGATAATAGCCGGCGATGGGCCGGAGTATAAAGCTTTGCTAAAGGCCGCCAATGACAACATAACCTTCGCCGGCAAGGTCAGCGATTCGCTACTGCTGGAACTGTATCAAAATTGCCGGGCGCTTGTCTTTACCCCGTTGGAGGACTTCGGCATTGTCCCCCTGGAGGCCCAGGCCTGCGGCCGGCCGGTGATCGCCTTCGGCAAAGGCGGAGCCCGGGAGACGGTGATCGACCGGCGGACCGGGCTGTTTTTCCACCGCCAGGATCCGGAATCACTGTTGGAGGCGGTGGAGGAATTTGAGGGATCGGAGTTTTCCAGCGCGGCTATCAGGGAACACGCCGTCCGGTTCGATAAAAAAATATTCATTGAAAAATTCCGGGCCATCGTGGAGCAGGGGTACCAAAAACACAGGGGCGGGCAGCGATGA
- the lptB gene encoding LPS export ABC transporter ATP-binding protein codes for MAQVNNRSLQVKEIYKSYRKHRAVNGISIEINQGEIVGLLGPNGAGKTTTFNIITGLIKPDEGTVFLDDTDITEMPMYQRARHGLGYLTQESSVFRKLTVAQNIMAILEMMPLSRQQRQDRLEDLLQELSITHLADKKAHSISGGERRRVEVTRALVTNPAFLLLDEPFTGIDPIARADIQQVVVKLKERGIGVLLTDHNVRETLEITDRAYVVYEGRVFASGTPQEIVDHAGAREKFLGDKFTL; via the coding sequence ATGGCCCAAGTGAACAACCGCTCCCTCCAGGTCAAGGAGATCTACAAAAGCTACCGCAAGCACCGGGCGGTGAACGGCATCTCCATCGAGATCAACCAGGGGGAGATCGTGGGGCTGCTGGGGCCCAACGGGGCCGGCAAGACCACCACCTTCAACATCATCACCGGGCTGATCAAGCCCGACGAGGGCACGGTCTTTTTGGACGACACCGATATCACCGAGATGCCGATGTACCAGCGGGCCCGGCACGGCCTGGGCTACCTGACCCAGGAGTCCTCGGTGTTCCGCAAGCTGACGGTGGCCCAGAACATCATGGCCATCCTGGAGATGATGCCGCTGAGCCGGCAGCAGCGGCAGGATCGTCTGGAAGATCTGCTGCAGGAGCTGAGCATCACCCATCTGGCCGACAAGAAAGCCCATTCCATCTCCGGCGGGGAGCGGCGCCGGGTGGAGGTGACCCGGGCCCTGGTCACCAATCCGGCCTTTCTGCTGCTGGACGAGCCGTTCACCGGGATCGACCCCATTGCCCGGGCCGACATCCAGCAGGTGGTGGTCAAGCTCAAGGAGCGCGGCATCGGGGTGCTGCTGACCGACCACAACGTCCGGGAGACCCTGGAGATCACCGACCGGGCCTATGTGGTCTACGAGGGCCGGGTGTTCGCCTCGGGCACGCCCCAGGAGATCGTGGACCACGCCGGGGCCCGGGAGAAGTTTCTGGGGGACAAATTCACCCTGTGA
- a CDS encoding sodium-dependent transporter, translating to MPDKREHWGSKLGVILAVAGSAVGLGNFLRFPAKAVLNGGGAFMIPYFVAFLLLGIPLMWVEWTLGRMGGQRGHGTAPGIFDSLDGAGRWAKYLGIIGILGPFVILIYYLYIESWTLAYAWYSFSGHLSRAADQASMKAFLSGYQGLARNQFFSGLGPAYTFFIITFLLNFFFIYRGLQGGIEKLSKYGMPVLVGIGVLLTVRVLTLGTPDPALPELSVRNALGFVWNPDFSQLANARVWLEAAGQIFFTLSVGIGVILTYASYLRKNDDVALSGLSAAATNEFCEVILGASIIIPAAFIFFGGSGALEVAQSGTFNLGFVTMPLIFEKLPLGAVFSGLWFLLLLIAGITSSVSLIQPAVSFLEDEFGFSRRKATLTLGAAAFLACQPAIFFLGHGFVDELDFWGGTFFLVVFATIEIILFAWVFGIKKGWEEMHQGARMKIPAIYQPVIKYVTPAYLLILLGVWSYQQFWPFMVMKGIAPADRPYMWGARGLILLLGAALAAMVAKAWGKRKKA from the coding sequence ATGCCTGATAAAAGAGAACACTGGGGTTCCAAGCTGGGGGTGATACTGGCGGTGGCCGGCAGCGCGGTGGGGCTGGGAAATTTTTTGAGGTTCCCGGCCAAGGCGGTGCTCAACGGCGGCGGCGCCTTTATGATCCCCTATTTTGTGGCCTTTCTGCTGCTGGGCATCCCCCTGATGTGGGTGGAGTGGACCCTGGGCCGGATGGGCGGACAGCGGGGCCACGGCACCGCGCCGGGCATCTTCGACTCCCTGGACGGGGCCGGCCGGTGGGCCAAATATCTGGGCATCATCGGCATCCTGGGGCCGTTCGTGATCCTGATCTATTACCTGTACATCGAGTCCTGGACCCTGGCCTACGCCTGGTACTCCTTCAGCGGGCACCTGTCCCGGGCGGCCGACCAGGCCTCCATGAAGGCCTTCCTCTCCGGCTACCAGGGGCTGGCCCGCAACCAGTTCTTCTCCGGGCTGGGCCCGGCCTACACCTTCTTCATCATCACCTTCCTGCTGAACTTCTTCTTCATCTACCGGGGCCTGCAGGGGGGGATCGAAAAGCTCTCCAAATACGGCATGCCGGTGCTGGTGGGCATCGGGGTCCTGCTGACGGTCCGGGTGCTGACCCTGGGCACGCCGGACCCGGCCCTGCCGGAGCTGTCGGTGAGGAACGCCCTGGGCTTCGTCTGGAACCCGGACTTCTCCCAGCTGGCCAACGCCCGGGTGTGGCTGGAGGCGGCCGGGCAGATATTCTTCACCCTGTCGGTGGGCATCGGGGTGATCCTGACCTACGCCAGCTACCTGCGGAAGAACGACGACGTGGCCCTGTCCGGCCTGTCGGCCGCGGCCACCAACGAGTTCTGCGAGGTGATCCTGGGGGCCTCCATCATCATCCCGGCGGCCTTCATCTTCTTCGGCGGGAGCGGGGCGCTGGAGGTGGCCCAGAGCGGGACCTTCAACCTGGGCTTCGTCACCATGCCCCTGATCTTCGAAAAACTGCCGCTGGGCGCGGTCTTCTCCGGGCTGTGGTTCCTGCTGCTGCTGATCGCCGGCATCACCTCCTCGGTGTCTTTGATCCAGCCGGCGGTGTCCTTTCTGGAGGACGAGTTCGGTTTCTCCCGCCGCAAGGCCACCCTGACCCTGGGGGCGGCGGCCTTTCTGGCCTGCCAGCCGGCCATCTTCTTTCTGGGCCACGGCTTTGTGGACGAGCTGGACTTCTGGGGCGGCACCTTCTTCCTGGTGGTGTTCGCCACCATCGAGATCATCCTGTTCGCCTGGGTGTTCGGCATCAAGAAGGGCTGGGAGGAGATGCACCAGGGGGCCCGGATGAAGATCCCGGCGATCTACCAGCCCGTCATCAAGTACGTCACCCCGGCCTATCTGCTGATCCTGCTGGGGGTGTGGTCCTACCAGCAGTTCTGGCCGTTCATGGTGATGAAGGGCATAGCCCCGGCCGACCGGCCCTACATGTGGGGGGCCCGGGGGCTGATCCTCCTGCTGGGGGCGGCCCTGGCGGCCATGGTGGCCAAGGCCTGGGGGAAGAGAAAGAAGGCCTGA
- a CDS encoding MFS transporter, translated as MESTGNKKISPSVVRLGWVSLLTDTSSEMLYPLIPLFLTTVLGAPMAALGLIEGMAESAASILKIFSGWWSDRTGKRRPFVIGGYSLSALSKPLMIFALAAGWPLVLLLRVMDRTGKGLRSSARDALIADHTPECLRGRAFGLHRAMDSLGAVLGPLAALFFISRLGEDAAAYRTVFLWAFVPAILGVFLLLSVRDKPFVSRYVKPQFRWRAFNKDFKIFIFINLIFAIGNSSDVFLIVRAKELFAVNPVVMSLLAYMLYNLTYSLGSYPAGMLADRIGSRRVFTLGLLVFGLVYLGFAFNNSPHMLWALFAVYGFYTALTDGVGKAYASKLVQQELRATGLGVYHMSTGLASFAASTIAGLLWQTLGFRSTFIFGAAAALLAVIMFVFLVKGKK; from the coding sequence ATGGAAAGCACCGGGAATAAAAAGATATCGCCCAGCGTGGTCCGGCTGGGGTGGGTCAGCCTGCTGACCGACACCTCCTCGGAGATGCTGTACCCCCTGATCCCCCTCTTTCTGACCACGGTGCTGGGCGCCCCGATGGCGGCCCTGGGCCTGATCGAGGGAATGGCCGAGAGCGCCGCCAGCATCCTGAAGATATTCTCGGGCTGGTGGTCGGACCGGACCGGAAAACGCCGGCCCTTCGTGATCGGCGGCTATTCGCTGTCGGCCCTGTCCAAGCCGCTGATGATCTTCGCCCTGGCGGCCGGCTGGCCGCTGGTCCTGCTGCTGCGGGTGATGGACCGCACCGGCAAGGGCTTGAGGTCATCGGCCCGGGACGCCCTGATCGCCGACCACACCCCGGAATGTTTGCGGGGGCGGGCCTTCGGACTGCACCGGGCCATGGATTCCCTGGGCGCGGTGCTGGGCCCGCTGGCGGCCCTGTTCTTCATCAGCCGGCTGGGGGAGGACGCCGCGGCCTACCGGACGGTCTTTTTATGGGCCTTCGTCCCGGCCATCCTGGGGGTGTTCCTGCTGCTTTCCGTCAGGGACAAACCATTTGTCAGCCGATATGTAAAACCCCAGTTCCGGTGGAGGGCCTTCAACAAGGATTTCAAGATATTCATTTTCATCAACCTGATCTTCGCCATCGGCAATTCCTCGGATGTCTTCCTGATCGTCCGGGCCAAGGAGCTGTTTGCCGTCAATCCGGTGGTGATGTCGCTGCTGGCCTACATGCTGTACAACCTGACCTATTCCCTGGGCTCCTACCCGGCCGGGATGCTGGCCGACCGGATAGGCTCGCGCAGGGTCTTCACCCTGGGGCTGCTGGTCTTCGGGCTGGTCTATCTGGGCTTCGCCTTCAATAACAGCCCGCATATGCTGTGGGCGCTGTTCGCGGTCTACGGGTTCTACACCGCCCTCACCGACGGGGTGGGCAAGGCCTATGCCTCCAAGCTGGTGCAGCAGGAGCTGCGGGCCACCGGGCTGGGGGTGTACCACATGTCCACCGGACTGGCCAGTTTTGCGGCCAGCACCATCGCCGGGCTGTTGTGGCAGACCCTGGGATTCAGGTCCACCTTCATCTTCGGAGCGGCCGCCGCCCTGCTGGCGGTGATCATGTTCGTATTTTTAGTCAAAGGAAAGAAATAA
- a CDS encoding transposase, which translates to MPENEPKYKRRSIRLPEHDYSKPGLYFLTICVKDHRCLLGKIENGDCVLSQVGRIVKKNWMDIPNAFSGVILDDYVIMPNHIHGIIILAGHGRGLINQTPTGNDDKWILMKNPKQTLGKIVRHFKAKSAKQVHDAGGAIFKWQRNYWEHIIRNEKSYYKIKEYMYQNPLYWSQDEENPGRDRCTQ; encoded by the coding sequence GTGCCAGAAAACGAACCAAAATATAAAAGAAGATCAATTCGTTTGCCAGAGCATGATTATTCAAAACCAGGTTTATATTTTCTGACAATTTGTGTTAAGGATCATCGGTGTCTGCTGGGAAAGATCGAAAATGGAGATTGCGTTCTATCCCAGGTTGGCCGGATCGTTAAAAAGAACTGGATGGATATCCCAAATGCGTTTTCCGGTGTTATTTTGGACGATTATGTGATAATGCCAAATCATATCCACGGCATAATCATATTGGCCGGGCATGGTAGGGGTTTGATTAATCAAACCCCTACAGGTAACGATGATAAATGGATATTGATGAAAAATCCGAAACAAACCTTGGGGAAAATAGTCCGGCATTTCAAGGCTAAATCGGCAAAGCAGGTCCATGATGCTGGAGGAGCCATATTTAAATGGCAAAGGAATTATTGGGAGCACATAATTCGCAACGAAAAATCATATTATAAAATAAAAGAATACATGTACCAGAATCCTTTATACTGGTCGCAGGACGAAGAAAATCCGGGAAGAGATAGATGCACCCAGTAA
- a CDS encoding L,D-transpeptidase family protein, with protein sequence MTRRARMVLAISLWLWLCGEAEAQPAFKQRQLEHSRVRAAFIEKEPRLKTSYSEQGLAYPPGNIFIRIFKREKQLEVWAGSGPGGYRLAGTYAICSSSGELGPKRARGDRQVPEGFYHISHFNPASSFHLSLGLSYPNRSDRILKRGRDPGGSIYIHGDCVTIGCVPITDDGIKELYLLAVEARAAGQARIPVHVFPARLDSLNFAALQREYAGDGALLGFWENLKTGYDRFQSSGRVPKVTIDNNGKYLFE encoded by the coding sequence ATGACTAGGCGGGCAAGAATGGTTCTGGCCATCAGCCTGTGGCTATGGCTGTGCGGAGAGGCTGAGGCCCAGCCGGCCTTCAAGCAGCGCCAGCTGGAGCATTCCCGGGTCCGGGCGGCCTTCATCGAAAAGGAGCCGCGGCTCAAAACAAGCTATTCGGAGCAGGGGCTGGCCTATCCGCCGGGCAATATCTTCATCCGGATTTTCAAAAGGGAGAAGCAGCTGGAGGTCTGGGCCGGTTCGGGGCCCGGCGGGTACCGGCTGGCCGGAACCTATGCCATCTGCTCCTCCTCCGGGGAATTGGGGCCCAAGCGGGCCCGGGGCGACCGGCAGGTGCCGGAGGGCTTTTACCACATCAGCCATTTCAATCCGGCCAGCAGTTTCCACCTGTCGCTGGGTCTCAGCTATCCCAACCGCTCCGACCGGATCCTCAAAAGGGGGCGGGATCCCGGGGGATCCATCTACATCCACGGCGACTGCGTGACCATCGGCTGCGTCCCCATCACCGACGACGGGATCAAGGAGCTGTACCTCCTGGCGGTGGAGGCCCGGGCCGCCGGGCAGGCCAGGATCCCGGTGCATGTCTTTCCGGCCAGGCTGGACAGCCTGAACTTCGCGGCCCTCCAAAGGGAATATGCCGGGGATGGGGCGCTGCTAGGATTCTGGGAGAACCTCAAGACCGGCTATGACCGGTTCCAGTCATCGGGCCGGGTCCCCAAGGTCACCATCGACAATAACGGAAAATATCTGTTTGAATAA